Genomic segment of Candidatus Deferrimicrobium sp.:
AACCAGATCGAGATCTACTTCTCCATCCTTCAACGGAAGGTTTTGACCCCCAACGACTTCCCGTCCCTGGAAGCGCTCAAGGAGCGCCTCTTCGCCTTCGAGCGGCATTACGAGGCGATCGCGAAACCGTTCGAGTGGCAATTCACGCGCCAAGATCTTTCAAGACTCCTCGGCAAAATGAATTTTGCTCCCGTTGCATCGCGCGCGGCTGCATGAAAAATACGTTACCGTACTTATGAACCAGAGCACTAAGCTACGGGCACACAGGATTTTCAGCAGGCGGGCCGCCGGCTTCAAGCGATTGTTAGATGCCAAGGTATATTACGGCCAATCAATCAGTAAACCCCTTGTCGCATTGCTAAAGGATTCATGGGATATGTCAAATAACCAATAAGTATTAAATCTTATATTAGTAAATATATTCCTGTCCTCATCTGTAAATGTTTTGTCTAAATGATCTTTTGATATTGGCGTAGCAAAAGGTAGATACCTATAGAATATCGAATCCTTGGTTTTTGTAAGCACTATGCCTATTCCTGGTACACTCATAAAATTTTCCGCACAGCTGGCCGTACAATACAGTAATAATACGTCCCCACGTTCGCCTGGGGTGTCAGGTCCTCTGATCCCGAGGGCAAATCTACCCGAATCCGCAGTATCTTTATCAGGCGGTTCCGGTTTTCCAAATACAGCGAGGTAATACGAGGGATTCTTCATCGTAATCCTCCTCCTATTTACCTGTGCGTTTCACGAGTATTTGCCGCCAAAAGCGGAATCTTGAAAAGCGGCCGGCATCGTCCGGTTCGAAATCGAAATCCGGTGAGCCGGGTCATGGAAAAAGCCGCTTCGCGATCCGGTGGCGTCGTCGTGCGAAGGCCCGGTAGAGGACACGCGCCAAGATCCCGGCCCCCGGGATTCGAAAGAGGACGGCCGCCCACCGGTACCGCCGCGTACGGCGCAGGATTTCCGGGAGCGCATTTTCCCCGGAGAGAATCGTCCCGTCCGGCAGGACGAGGTGCATCGCCTGGAGGCATGCACCCTCTGCGATCGCCGGGAATCGCGAACGGGTTTCCGCGGAGCGGCAGGGAAGATATTCGAAGGTGCCGGGGATCCCTTCGTTTCGCCGGGCCCAGTCGGCGGCCGCGCGGCACACCGGGCAATCGGCATCGTAGACCAAAACAACAGCCATCAGCAGATCCGCGGGAGCTGGTCCCCCACGGGGTAGTCGACCGCGCGCACGCCGCCCGTAAGGGTGCGCATCCGCACGCCGCTTCCTCCCTCCTGCACCTCCCCGATGATCGCCGCCTCCCGTCCGTACGGGTGCTCCCGCAGCGTGGCGATGATCGCTTCCGCGGCATCCCCCGCCACGATCAGCACCGCTTTCCCCTCGTTGGCGAGGTACAGCGGGTCGAAACCGAGAATTTCGCACACGCCGCGCACCGATTCCCGCACCGGAAGCCGCGCCTCGTCCAGCATGAAGCGGGCGTTCGCCGCGGACGCCATCTCGTTCAGCGTCACGCCCACTCCGCCGCGCGTGGGATCGCGCATGAAGCGCACCTTGCCGGTAAACCGCGGAAGGAGCGGAAGGAGCAGGCCCGAAAGCGGCGCCACGTCGGACAGCACGGGGGCTTCGATCGCGAGATTCCGCCGGGCGATC
This window contains:
- a CDS encoding DUF393 domain-containing protein — its product is MAVVLVYDADCPVCRAAADWARRNEGIPGTFEYLPCRSAETRSRFPAIAEGACLQAMHLVLPDGTILSGENALPEILRRTRRYRWAAVLFRIPGAGILARVLYRAFARRRHRIAKRLFP